The Mariprofundus ferrinatatus DNA window TGCTGGCAAACCGCCCACAGATTATGGCCTAATAATATCCCATAACTCTGGTACTACCTACTTCCAGCCTCCCTATAGTATGCGTTGATAACTCACAGGGATTAAAATAAAAGAAAGGGCTAGCTTGATTATAGAGGGATAATCCCCCCAAGATTCAGCAAACGAGAAGGGTGCCTTTTTGGTATTGCGATGAACTTGTTATTTTTCGATAGTAATGTAATTTATTATAAGCAGGGGGCCACCAAGAGACCCATTGAATTTATTTTTGGTGACCCCCTAATTAAAGGGGAAACAGGCTTAGGAGATGATGGGATATGAAGGTGCCTGTTTCCCCGACCAAAGAGCAACTAAAGGAGAAGGTGACTCATTGGTATCCAGTTCAAATGTGCCTAAATGTGGCTACCCTGCGTCAGCGCCGTCACGTTTCGCCTGATCAAGCCGCTGAATCATTTTTCCATACTCAAATGGACCCGCTTTGAGACTGATGGCTGCCGGATGCTTTGGCATCATGGACTGATTCAGAAATGCGCTGTTTGCCAGGTTCCGATATGCGGCAATAAGAACCACCACTAAGCCAAGCACGGCAAACAGTGAAACCATTCGGCTTACAATAGGGGGCAGTCTGATATCACTAAAGATACTTTCAGTCTTATGATGTTTATCATGCATACGGCTTATGCAATCCTCCTCTTAATGCATTGAAAAAAGGTAATAATCACTTCCGGCATCTCTTTGCTCCGGCATCAACTTGCATTCAGAACCTTCATCCGCTGTTTCGCTTAAGCCTTATTGTTCCTATCAAGTGAACGAGCATTTTTTCTAACCGAGACAGATCAATAGGTTTCTGCAAGTAGTAATAGCTCTCTGCCAAGCACCCAAGACTAACAAGTTCATCTCTCGACATTCCGGTTGCCAGAATAACAGACGCGCCCCACGTGTCTGGCTTAGTCGCATCGAGAACTGAAAAACCGTCCAGAACAGGAAGCTTCATGTCCAGTATTATGATGTCCGGTTGGGTCCTCAATATGTAGCTTGCGCCTGAATAGCCATCAATTCTAAACTCAACATCTATAGGCAACTGCCACGCGCGCACCACCATGCGGATCAGTGATGCAATCTCATGGTCATCCTCGATCACAACCATTTTGATGACATCTTCCCTATCTCGCGACCAGCGTTTCATCATCGGGCTGGTGTTCGCCTCATTATTACCATTGCTGTTCATAGTTTTTTCATCACTTACCAGGTCAATATTTTGTATTAATTTCATCCCCCCTCCTGAACCCTGCCATTACCACTTCATTTGCAGCATTCCCATCCACCCGTTGCATCGACTCGGCTTGTATCCTGCGGCTCATATATGACGTTGATGTGGCCGCTGGCTTAAATCCGCC harbors:
- a CDS encoding response regulator: MKLIQNIDLVSDEKTMNSNGNNEANTSPMMKRWSRDREDVIKMVVIEDDHEIASLIRMVVRAWQLPIDVEFRIDGYSGASYILRTQPDIIILDMKLPVLDGFSVLDATKPDTWGASVILATGMSRDELVSLGCLAESYYYLQKPIDLSRLEKMLVHLIGTIRLKRNSG